AAAACACCCATGTCCCAAATACGAGTTTTTGCATCGATATTTAATTTTCTTAACTCACTAGCTACTGCCTCGGCAACTTCTTTATGTTCATCTCCTGTATCGATAGTTACGGAGAAACCATCAGCGTAACCAGCTTCTGCCAATAAGGATTTTGCTTTTTCGATATCGTATTCATATGGCACTAAATCTGTATTTTCTGCAAAGGACCCTGGAAGCATGGTTCCAGCAAGTCTTTCGGCATAATCACCAAAAATACTAGATACAATTTTTTCCATATCAATGGCATGATTCATAGCTTGGCGTACCCGTATATCATCAAATGGAGCAATATTAACGTTCATTTCCATCATTGCTACACGAGTTCCATTTACACTTTTGACTTGAATATTGTCATTTTTCTTCAACTCTTCTGCTAAAGATGCAGTTATAGCATGTATACGTTGAACCTCACCAGCTTGTAAGGCGGCAACACGAGAAGAGTTTTCAGGGATAACATCAAATGCTAATTTCTTAATTTTAGCCACATCGCCATAGTAATCATCGAATCTTTCTACAATGATTCTTTCATCCAATTTGGCTTCAACAAATTTAAATGGACCGGCTCCAATAGGGTTATTTGCAAACTCCTCATCTCCAACTTTTTCAATGTATGCTTTAGGTACAATTTGTTGGTGTGGAAGCATTTTTAAAAAAATAGGGTATGGACTCTCAAAAATAAATCTTACTGAGTAGTCATCTAATTTTTCTATTCCAATTAAGGGACCGACTAATCCTTGGCGAGGGGATGTATTGCCCGCAATCGCACCAGGAGTAATAATACGTTCAAATGTAAATACAACATCATCAGCGGTTAACTGTGTTCCATCATGGAATTTTACATCGTCTCTTAAATAGAATATCCATTCTGTAGGACTAGAATTTTCCCAGCGTTCTGCAATTAGGGGAACAACTTCACCTTTTTCATCTCGAGTGACTAAACCATCAAAAATATTTCTTACTACACCTTCTGATACGCGATCACGATAATTAGCTGGATCTAATGAAATTACCGAGCTCTTGATTCCCATAATTAAATTCTTATCTTCTGAAGCAGATGACAGATTATTGCTACCACTGGCTTCTTGCGCATTATCATCGTTGGAACTACAAGCCACTAAAAATAATAAAACAAAAAGTAAACTTAATAATTTAGTATCAAAAATTTTTTTCAGAAAAAATTCCCCCTTTTCAGAATATTAAGATTATAATAAGTTATTATAACATGTTATGTCAAAGAAAATTTAAAATATTCTCGAATAAACGCATATATAGTATTAATTTGACATAATATTCTCTATTTATTAATATTATATAAATATAATGTAATGATTAATAATACATGTTATAAACAGTCTGGGAGGGTTAATTATGCTAAGTAGAGAAAATTCAGTGCCTTTATATGAGCAATTAAAAAATATTGTTGAAGAACAAATAATTAGCGGGAAATGGAAAGTAGGCACCCAAATACCTTCAGAAAAAGAGTTAGCGGATATGTACAAAGTTAGTAGAATTACTGTTAGACAAGCAATTTCTTTGGCAGAGCGTGCGCAACTTGTAGAAAAGGTGCAGGGGCTAGGTACTTTTGTGGCAAAAAAAATGATTGCTCAACCTTTAGAAAGAATCACTAGTTTCCAATCAACAGTAGAACAGTTAGGTTTAATAGCCTCGACTAAGCTGATCAAAACTTCGACAATAACAAGTGATTTTCAATTATCTAGAATTCTGAATATCAATATAATGGATAAAATAACAAACATCCAACTACTGG
Above is a window of Solibacillus sp. FSL W7-1436 DNA encoding:
- a CDS encoding ABC transporter substrate-binding protein, translating into MGIKSSVISLDPANYRDRVSEGVVRNIFDGLVTRDEKGEVVPLIAERWENSSPTEWIFYLRDDVKFHDGTQLTADDVVFTFERIITPGAIAGNTSPRQGLVGPLIGIEKLDDYSVRFIFESPYPIFLKMLPHQQIVPKAYIEKVGDEEFANNPIGAGPFKFVEAKLDERIIVERFDDYYGDVAKIKKLAFDVIPENSSRVAALQAGEVQRIHAITASLAEELKKNDNIQVKSVNGTRVAMMEMNVNIAPFDDIRVRQAMNHAIDMEKIVSSIFGDYAERLAGTMLPGSFAENTDLVPYEYDIEKAKSLLAEAGYADGFSVTIDTGDEHKEVAEAVASELRKLNIDAKTRIWDMGVLKDLLLNGERQMSVSDWGNGSMDPFDLLNPKLKTKDRGNYSQYSNARVDELLSLGETEIDEKVRAEYYKEAQQIVYDEAPWIFGYAVKEIEASVANLENWEVYPDGMFYLPKVELK
- a CDS encoding GntR family transcriptional regulator, encoding MLSRENSVPLYEQLKNIVEEQIISGKWKVGTQIPSEKELADMYKVSRITVRQAISLAERAQLVEKVQGLGTFVAKKMIAQPLERITSFQSTVEQLGLIASTKLIKTSTITSDFQLSRILNINIMDKITNIQLLGSGNDNPVVFYNSYFPFELGSLVNDFSKEMTELNKPFSTIDYYYNSLEYKPTHIEQTFEAIVSDEEVSSILCIPIASPLLKVTSIVYKNEDPLEFKESFYKGDIYKFFVTRRLDF